A stretch of the Chelonia mydas isolate rCheMyd1 chromosome 5, rCheMyd1.pri.v2, whole genome shotgun sequence genome encodes the following:
- the DMRTA1 gene encoding doublesex- and mab-3-related transcription factor A1 isoform X1, translated as MEPGSSPGLPPAFLRPPSLFLRAAAAAAAATGGSSSPCCPAAGGPERGACSPRTPKCARCRNHGVVSALKGHKRFCRWRDCACAKCALIAERQRVMAAQVALRRQQAQEESEARGLQHLLQQRPPAARGRAPAGGGVSAELQPGRREEQVQKYDSYFRVLEGPVVLSHPPPLISSPESAEASGSCRVKSSGLEISEKEENVQCPSPEQQLEGVESSGSLSSSDMESGNESEWSKDFAAPRSSLPAAASRHRDPLGILTKVFPSHKRSKLESILQFCKGDVVQAIEQILNRKENKQNVKDFANPSRSEFSALHRASSFSLTGLGVGAFGNTSAFSPLQTGSTAFGSATNLYSLNPRLGISPLKLAYSTPGRGLPGFMSPYLTPGLVPALPFHPAMDYSFSGAIKDASYFPSKESVTSSGIFSRLNQENQ; from the exons ATGGAGCCGGGCAGCTCCCCGGGGCTGCCCCCCGCCTTCCTCCGCCCGCCCAGCCTCTTCTTGCGGGCAGCGGCGGCCGCAGCCGCGGCCACTGGCGGctcctccagcccctgctgcccggCGGCTGGGGGCCCGGAGCGCGGCGCCTGCTCCCCGCGGACCCCGAAGTGCGCCCGCTGCCGCAACCACGGCGTGGTGTCCGCGCTCAAGGGCCACAAGCGCTTCTGCCGCTGGCGGGACTGTGCCTGCGCCAAGTGCGCGCTGATCGCCGAGCGCCAGCGGGTCATGGCCGCGCAGGTGGCGCTGCGCCGGCAGCAGGCGCAGGAGGAGAGCGAGGCCCGGGGGCTCCAGCACCTCCTCCAGCAGCGCCCGCCCGCCGCCCGCGGGCGGGCGCCGGCGGGCGGGGGCGTGAGCgcggagctccagccggggagaAGAG AAGAACAGGTGCAGAAGTATGACTCGTACTTCAGGGTGTTAGAAGGTCCTGTAGTCCTATCACATCCTCCTCCCCTGATATCTTCGCCTGAGTCAGCAGAAGCTAGTGGAAGCTGTAGAGTGAAGTCatctgggctggaaatctcagaaaaggaagagaatgtTCAGTGTCCTAGTCCGGAGCAGCAGTTGGAAGGTGTAGAAAGTTCAGGATCCCTTTCTTCTTCAGACATGGAATCAGGAAATGAAAGTGAATGGTCCAAGGATTTTGCTGCCCCCCGTTccagtctgcctgctgctgcttcaaGACACAGAGACCCACTTGGCATTCTCACCAAAGTCTTTCCTAGTCATAAACGAAGCAAGCTGGAGAGTATCCTGCAGTTCTGCAAAGGAGATGTGGTCCAAGCCATAGAACAGATCTTGAATAGGAAAGAGAATAAACAAAATGTCAAAGACTTTGCAAACCCATCTCGATCTGAATTTAGTGCCTTACACAGAGCCTCTAGTTTTAGCCTCACAGGATTAGGTGTTGGAGCATTTGGCAATACATCAGCTTTCTCCCCTCTTCAAACTGGTTCTACAGCATTTGGAAGTGCAACAAATCTTTATAGCCTAAACCCTAGACTGGGGATTAGCCCTCTAAAACTGGCTTATTCCACCCCTGGAAGAGGGCTGCCTGGATTTATGTCACCCTACTTAACACCTGGACTGGTTCCAGCTTTGCCTTTTCACCCAGCAATGGACTACTCCTTTTCAGGAGCGATCAAGGATGCTTCTTACTTTCCGAGTAAAGAGTCAGTCACTAGCAGTGGAATTTTCTCAAGGTTAAATCAAGAAAACCAGTAG
- the DMRTA1 gene encoding doublesex- and mab-3-related transcription factor A1 isoform X2, with translation MEPGSSPGLPPAFLRPPSLFLRAAAAAGGPERGACSPRTPKCARCRNHGVVSALKGHKRFCRWRDCACAKCALIAERQRVMAAQVALRRQQAQEESEARGLQHLLQQRPPAARGRAPAGGGVSAELQPGRREEQVQKYDSYFRVLEGPVVLSHPPPLISSPESAEASGSCRVKSSGLEISEKEENVQCPSPEQQLEGVESSGSLSSSDMESGNESEWSKDFAAPRSSLPAAASRHRDPLGILTKVFPSHKRSKLESILQFCKGDVVQAIEQILNRKENKQNVKDFANPSRSEFSALHRASSFSLTGLGVGAFGNTSAFSPLQTGSTAFGSATNLYSLNPRLGISPLKLAYSTPGRGLPGFMSPYLTPGLVPALPFHPAMDYSFSGAIKDASYFPSKESVTSSGIFSRLNQENQ, from the exons ATGGAGCCGGGCAGCTCCCCGGGGCTGCCCCCCGCCTTCCTCCGCCCGCCCAGCCTCTTCTTGCGGGCAGCGGCGGCC GCTGGGGGCCCGGAGCGCGGCGCCTGCTCCCCGCGGACCCCGAAGTGCGCCCGCTGCCGCAACCACGGCGTGGTGTCCGCGCTCAAGGGCCACAAGCGCTTCTGCCGCTGGCGGGACTGTGCCTGCGCCAAGTGCGCGCTGATCGCCGAGCGCCAGCGGGTCATGGCCGCGCAGGTGGCGCTGCGCCGGCAGCAGGCGCAGGAGGAGAGCGAGGCCCGGGGGCTCCAGCACCTCCTCCAGCAGCGCCCGCCCGCCGCCCGCGGGCGGGCGCCGGCGGGCGGGGGCGTGAGCgcggagctccagccggggagaAGAG AAGAACAGGTGCAGAAGTATGACTCGTACTTCAGGGTGTTAGAAGGTCCTGTAGTCCTATCACATCCTCCTCCCCTGATATCTTCGCCTGAGTCAGCAGAAGCTAGTGGAAGCTGTAGAGTGAAGTCatctgggctggaaatctcagaaaaggaagagaatgtTCAGTGTCCTAGTCCGGAGCAGCAGTTGGAAGGTGTAGAAAGTTCAGGATCCCTTTCTTCTTCAGACATGGAATCAGGAAATGAAAGTGAATGGTCCAAGGATTTTGCTGCCCCCCGTTccagtctgcctgctgctgcttcaaGACACAGAGACCCACTTGGCATTCTCACCAAAGTCTTTCCTAGTCATAAACGAAGCAAGCTGGAGAGTATCCTGCAGTTCTGCAAAGGAGATGTGGTCCAAGCCATAGAACAGATCTTGAATAGGAAAGAGAATAAACAAAATGTCAAAGACTTTGCAAACCCATCTCGATCTGAATTTAGTGCCTTACACAGAGCCTCTAGTTTTAGCCTCACAGGATTAGGTGTTGGAGCATTTGGCAATACATCAGCTTTCTCCCCTCTTCAAACTGGTTCTACAGCATTTGGAAGTGCAACAAATCTTTATAGCCTAAACCCTAGACTGGGGATTAGCCCTCTAAAACTGGCTTATTCCACCCCTGGAAGAGGGCTGCCTGGATTTATGTCACCCTACTTAACACCTGGACTGGTTCCAGCTTTGCCTTTTCACCCAGCAATGGACTACTCCTTTTCAGGAGCGATCAAGGATGCTTCTTACTTTCCGAGTAAAGAGTCAGTCACTAGCAGTGGAATTTTCTCAAGGTTAAATCAAGAAAACCAGTAG